From the genome of Grus americana isolate bGruAme1 chromosome 16, bGruAme1.mat, whole genome shotgun sequence:
GCTGGAGCGCGGGGCTGTGCACGCTGGTACCTGCTCCCGGCCGATCTCCACCGGCTCCTCAAAGACGGTCCAGACGACGACCTCGCTGCAGTCAGGGGTGGTGAGGGAGCCCTGGTAGCGGTAGTACGCGGAGAGCCGGCCGGTGCGCGGCAGCAGGGTGCTCAGGCGGAAGGTGGAGGCCAAATCCACCGAGTCCCCTGTGGGGCAAGACACGGGCACTCAGCCCGCCCCGTGctggggacatggtggggaCAGCAGGGCCACCCCCATCAGTTTTCCTTCAGCCAGGTCGCCCCACAGACTGGTAGGTCCCCCCACCCAACCCACCGGTGTCTCTCCCCTTTCCGTCCCTGCCCCAATGAGGAGGCGACTCACCAGCATGGGAGACGTTCCTCAGCCCCGCCACGATGGTGTTGTAGTTGGTGTTAGGGGTTTCGGAGACCTGCGGAGGAGGAGAGCAAGcggctggggcaggcagagctgggtcATCTTGCACTGCTGAGCATCCGCAGGCAgagccggccccggccccgcgctgcCGCAGCGGTGAGGATGGGTGAGCTCCCAGCCGGCACCCCCTTGCACGAAGCTGTTGCGGGGGTTCATGACACCTTTCACCACTGAGgttccccagcacctcccagcctTGACTCAGCCTTCCTGCCCCTCCTCGCTCCCTCGGGGCGGCCGTAAATGCTCCCCCAGCTGCACTgtgagcagcctgttcctggggctcccctcctgccagcagcatgAGCCCCCGCAGACCCACCTGGAAGAAGAAGCTGAGGACGGCCAGCCCGTTGGGATGCCCCTTGGCCTCTGCCAGCGTCCGGTACTTGACGTTGATGTGGACGATGTGCAGCTGGGGAAAGCACGGAGGGGCCAAGCGTGGACAACCACCCCCCGGCTGAGCAGCGGGGCACTTGCCCACAGAtctccccagccagcctgggGTGGCCGGACGCTGAGCCAGCTACCCCCCAGAGAAGCCCTCCGGGTCCCATGGGCACTTCTGCAGAGCGGCCGCTCCGAGGATCAAAGCACCCCAGCGAAGTGAGCATCCTTTgaaggggagcagggggaaaggGGCCAGCAGTCCCGGGGCGCCTGCCAGCCGCAATACATAAATTTTGCTCTCCTCTGGCagataattaatattttagagGCACAGAGCCTCTTTCACCCAGAAGGATCCCGACGCGCTTGGCACAGCATGCTCCCTCACGCTCTCGCTTGCATTCACTGACTCAGCCTGCGGTGCCGGCGGGGCGCAGAGCCCTCCAAACCCCGCTGAGCGCTTCCGACAAGGCAGCTTGGCCCACGCACGGTAAAGACAAACTTTGAGTCTCATGTCAGCTGCTTTTTAACTGCCCAGGTGCCCTGCGCAGTGCTTGTCCGTACCCCACCATCGGCACGAGGCTGTGGTGACAGGGAGCACGGCCGAACCTGCCGGCACAGCGTCACCGAGCCCGCTCACCCCGCTGCGTGGCAGCCTTGGGACACACCAGCATCACACCTTCCCATCACACCTTCCCATCACATCTTCCAAGGACTCGGGCCACCCAGAGAGCACGATGGGTGCTTTTTCTCACCTACCTCCATGGGGAGCTGGCGCCCGTCGAGGGTGTGCTCGGAGCCGTTCCCGGCTGGGCTGCCCCAGTGGAAGTGGAGCTGCAGCGCGCGGTACCTGCCAGGGAGGCCCCCGCCGCTGATGGTGATGTGCTCAGAGGCCGACTCGCTCGCCAGGCTCAGCACCACTGCAAGGGCAGCGGGACGGGGTGAGGGTGGGGGTAAGGGTGGGGGTAAGGGTGGGGGACAGCCCTGGCACACCCGGGCTTGTCCTGCCCAAGCTTCGTCCCAGCACTAACACAAAGCCCCGGGGCAAGAGCCGCTCCGGGACCCTGCAGCTCGAGGGCAGAGAGCACCCAGGAGTGGTGACAGAGTCGAGCCCCAGCCAGGACGGTGCCCGGtgagccggggcgggggggtgggggtgggggtgtgtgccCAGCCACAGCACGCACCCGTGTGCCCATCGTTTGCCAGCCTCCACTTGCCGGGGGGGGCCTGGTCATAGCCCTCGAAGAGGATGTCCCCGAGGCCACCGTCCCGCTGCAGCCGGCGCCTGTCGATGTTCACGGGGGACTGCTTGTCGCCGCCGCACGTGGCTTTCAGCTCCTTCCAGTGGCTGGGGcctgcagaggaagagcagggGCACCATGGGCAGCCGCCGAGCCACTGCTGCCCCCAGGGGGGACACGAGGCCAAGGGTGGCtggtccccagccagccccgctGTCCCTGCTAGCCCTGCCGTGCTTGCCTGCATCCCGCCGGAGCCGCCCTCCTGCCCGGCCAACCTTCCTCCCTATTGATGACCGGGGGCTTATTGCAGCTTCATCCATAATTCAGCAGGATTTCCTCGTGGGGCCGGGGGCTATATTTAGCCCAGCAGCATCCGTCCCTCCGCACTGCCGCTGGTGAAGGGCAGGCTTTTCTCCCAGCCCCTTCTGCCCGTCCCTGCCAGCAAACCCCCCCCGCggggctgtgccagcccctGGCCCCCCACGACCCCCGGGCTGGGGCTCacgctggggctgggcagggggagcaaACTGCCCCACAGAGCGCCTGCGAGGGAAGGACAGACAGGAgctgctgaggagggaggaCGGAGTACTGAAGGCTCATTCACAGAACACACGGTGAGGGTTTTACCACATTTTAGCCTACCCACGCTGGTTTTGTGCAGTCGTGGCAGGTGACAGCGCATCCTGGCCGTGCAACTCGTCCTGGGCCAAATCCCACATGGGATCCAGCGTGACTGCACCGTGCCCATTAGCAGctcctggggcgggggggtcaCCGTGGCAGGAGCTGGACAAGGACACGGCAGCACCTGCAGCCGGCTGGACCCGCTGCAAACCCACGGTGCTGCCTGGGGACCGTGAGCAGAGGTCCCCACAGCTGCCACCGTGGTCAGATCACACGCCCCATACGTGTGGCTCATTGTCCCCATCACCACGGCATCGTCTCTTCTTGCAACGCTCATTTGCTGTCCACAACTGACGGGCTGCAGTCCCGTCCAGGGAACGGGAGCTCCTCCGTCACCTGCAGCCCCATCCACCCAGGGCACCCCCAGTCCCAGGGGAGCTCAGGGCGTCCGTCCGTGGGCACCACTGGCTCTACTCCAGCACACGTTATGGCTGGGCAGCCTTTGGCTGACCCACACACCATTACGCTCCGTATCCTCTACAACCAGGGCCTGGGGGGCCGTTCTCCCCACGGCCCAGCTGTCGCCTTTCCTTACTTTCCTCTTGGGCAGACAAAAGCACAGACATGTGCTcacccccacctccagcccccccagctcagccctgtctccttcccttctgGAAACCCGGGGAGCCGCAGCCTGGCCGCACcgctgccctgccagctccccgGCACGGTGCTACCGGCAAATCACCCAGTGCCGTCGTTAAGGAACCGTTCCCCACGGCCCTGCTGCAGGCACGCGGCCGGCTCCACGCTGCCCAAGCCGCTTCCCGCCGGCCCTGCTCCCCTGCTTCGTGACACCTGCCCTCGCCGCTGGCCTGATGAGGTTAAATTGCGGGTGGTGCCGAGCGTTGGTCTGGCAGGGACAAGCGGAGCCCAGCGATTCACGCTCGCTGGCCACAGCTGATGTGCCATGGCAGCTGGGCACGGGGCGCGTGCACCCAAGAGCTATAAAACAGTTGGGCCGTAACGGCTGATTAAATGCTCGTTGATCCTTAATTAACCTTTTACAAGCTATTTGCATGCTTCGAAACAAAGTGCCCCCAGTCTTCCCAGCGCCCGCAGGCAGGGCTTGCTGCCTGCCCAAACGGAGCCACCCCTCCTCGTGCCAGGGCCCTGtgccccacggccccccccccccatgcctcGCTGGGGTTGCTAACCAGATATTTTAAATCCGGGAGGCTGGTGCTGCCCCCGGAACACCCGGAccgggctggggtggggggccaGGGCCAAGCCTCTCCAAGGGGCTCGGGCACTTGTCTCCAGGTCCTACACCGGCACACCcgaaagcagagctgctctaACCATTCCCACCTCGGTGCGACGTGGGTGAATTCGCCCTTCTCCAAGCCACGCTCCCCACTGCGCCCTCGCTGATGCTGCCCAGGTGCCCTCAGCCGGGCACTGCGGGGAGGCCCGGGGGTCCGAGCCCCGCACAGCCCcgacgcccccccccccgcacgtGACACCACTCACCGCATTTGGGGTCCTGCGAGTCGTAACACCACTGccctgcaggagagaggagagctCAGGGCACGTGATGGAGACAGGCACCCgctccccaaacccacccatGGCCATGCCGACCCCCCGATGGTGAGGGCACCCCTCATCGCAGCCAGGGATGCCGCCGGTGCTTGTGTTCATCCCAGTTATTCTCGGCACTGGTGTTTTCACACATTCACAGCCTCCCTACCTCCCCCGGCCGCTCCGCAGGGAAACCTCCCTCAGCGTTGCTCCGCTCTGAGGTGGCCAAACCTCGCTGCTTGGGAGGCTCCTTCCCCGGCTGCTGTGGGGGCCGTCCCCCCTTACCCATCCTGGGGAGCTGAGGCAGCCCCTCGCTCTGCACCAGACGCCTCGcccaccccccagcagccctgaaGGAGTGGGGAGCCAagggggggctgctgcagcccttccccggTGCTTCCCGTGGCTCCCCACGGGTGGGCTGGCAGCAGAAGGCGGTTGCTGGGGGCCGCAGCAGGCAGGGGGTGGCGGTGGGCAGGCCCGTGCCCATGCTGCGGGACGACGGCTCGCTCTGTCACTCAGGACCACCTCAGCCAGGGCTGCCGAGCTCCCACCAGCGCTGCTGCCCGCACTCGGGGTGGCTACAGGGACCACGCGCTCGATGCCAGATGCTGGTGCAGCAGATGCGGGGATGCCGAGGGGATGCCGAGGGGATGCCGAGGGGATGCCGAGGGGATGCCGAGGGGATGCCGAGGGGATGCCGAGGGGATGCCGAGGGGATGCCGAGGAAGCCAGAGCCCAGATCCTGCTGTCTGCACATCTGCCCAGGGCCATCAGCTCTGCAATGTGAGCCTTGGAGcaccccccttccctcctcagctccccatcctgctcctggcaggaggcACAGAGCTGGTGCCTGGGGTGCTGCCTGGGGCCAGCCTACGTGAGCGATCCCTGCTGACGGGCCACACCAGCGGGCCGGCTGCAGGCGAGCCGAGACACGCTCTCGTGCCAGCCGTGGCCGCTCAGACCAGCAGGACAAAGGCAGCCCTGCTTGCTGTCACCGGGGCTGCTCGTggccccagcctgcagcaccatATCTGAATCCTCGCTACAGCGGTACAGGAGACCCCAGTCCCAGAGGAGAGCTGAGAGTGGGACGGCGCAGGACTCGGAgggtccccagggcagggacctCAGGCTTTCCTCCCTTTCCGGGGGAAGCCGAGCTCCTGGGAGACACTCGGATCCACACCCACCAGCCCTCACCCGACCTCGAGCATCCTCCGGCAGGAGCCAGAGCAGCGCTCGCTGCTGCCAGCCTAGCCCGAAAGCAGGTGAGCACCCCAGCGCCTGGGCCCCGGGATGGCAGCGCCAGTTTGCTCGGAGATTTCATTCTCGTTGGTGTTTCCCAGTGGTGCAGGTCTGTGGGGCAGATGGGCTGAAGCCCAAGACCCAAGTGCCTGTATGCCCACCCACCCCGAGGGGACCCCAGCCCAGACAGACAGCCCCGGGTGGGCTGAGACCTCCCAGAGCCAGTGACACAGTGGGGACATCCTACAGTGGGGAGGAGGATGGTGGGAGGGCAGGAGATGGCTCCTGGTCCAGACCAGTTCCCccagtccctgtccccagcaccccagccccgcGTCACCCCCCCAGTCcgcaggaaagggaagggaatgaACGCGGCTGGCACAGGCAcaccccagccccgcacccCACGACCCCCCATCCTCTCCCACCGCGGTGACCCCCCGTCCCCTCCGGCCGCCCCAGACACGCTGGGAGGAGGGCGGGCAGGCAGCGCATCTCACCTCCCGCGGCTGCTCGGACGACGAGAGGCAAAGTCAGAAAAGTTAtccccagcccctgcgtgcCCATGCCGGTGGCAGGgatgggcaggagcaggcaggagtggGCAGGCGGCCCCACCGTGACGCCCCGTCCTCCTCCGCAGTGCGCCCGGGCAGGCGGCGGGGCTGAGGCGGGAGGCAGCACTGCCAGCGCCCAGGCAGCCCGGAGAAATCCTCCGCTCCAGCCTGTGCACTGCTGTTAAATATTCATCACAAGGGCTGAGTTTTTAACTCCTCGGCTGCTAGGAGGGAGCGGGGGATCGGCCCggcccccagccagcccctccGTGCCGAGCCAGGCCCCTGCCTGGGAtgccagccccctgcccggGATGCCAGCCCAAGGGCAGGCGGCAGGGACaaggcaggggagcagggggctggcaAAGCCTGGGGGTGCAGCACGCTGCCCGGCCCGCTCCCCTCTGAGGGGCAAGGGGTTGGCCCCCAGGTCCCATCCTGCTCTCCATCCCCAAAGCAGGGGTTCGGCAGCATCAGCGCTGCGCCCCATCCCGCCCCCCGCGCGGTGCCGTGGGACCACAGATGGGCTTCGGGAGGCTGTCGGTAGGCAGAAGGGGCCGgcagcaccagctctgccccatcccctccctgcgCTTTGCGGGTACGCGCCGTGGGACAGCCTTTGCCCCTCCCCAGCTTTGGCAACCCCCCAGCCAGCAGCGGGTCCTGCATCCCCCATGCCAGGAGAGCGGCGACTCCCATCAGGGACCTGCTGTGGGGCGGGCAGTGCCGTGGGGACCCACGGGCCAAATTCAGCTCATCCCTGCAAACGGGGGGCACACAGCCCCTCCCCAGGCAAAGGCCAGCGGGTGCCCACAGCACCTTGGCCGGGGTCACCGAGGAGCAGCACACCAGTGGGGCAGGATTCGGCACTTTTCTCTCCAGCCGGCACGAGGCCGCATCATGCCACAGCGGCTCGGGCTCTCATAGCCACGCAGCACCGgccgggcagggcagaggggcagcaCCGGGGCGCAAGCCCGGCACAAGCATCCTGTGCCGGGGACACGGCTGTTGAGCTCCTCAGCACGGAGGCAGCGCGCGCCGTCCCCATTGCACCTGTCCAGGCAGGTCCCATGGCAGCCGGTATCTCGCCAGCAGAGCTACGCTCCCGCAGCGGGCAGGTAGGAAGGGAGGTGAAAACACAGGAGCGTGGCGTTGTCACATTCTCCTAAAATATCCCTGCCCTCTTCAGGCAGCAGCGGAAAGGAGGCCACGGGCCCCGGCCCGCAGCTCCTCTCACCAGTCTTGGCCCTGGCCGGGAGCGCTGCCGAGACGCTGCCAGGACGAACAAACCCGGCAGCAGCGCGAGGGCAGCGGGAAGAAGCTTCCTGCTGCCGGCTTGGCCGGGGACAGGCTCTGGCTCAGTGGAACCACTTGGCTGCTATCGCTGCAAGAGGACAACACACCTGCTGGGGCTCGTCCTCAGTGGGGGCTCTCTGGGGCACTTTCGTCCCCCCCGGGCAGGGCCAGTCCCAGGCAGGTGCCTGGGCAGCACCGAGCCGCACGTTTGGGCACCGGTGGGGGGCACAGAGGAGGGCGGCAGCGCAGGGCTCCCCCGAGCTGCTCTGGATCTGCGCCATGGTTGACGCTTGGCCCCTGCTCTGAGGATGAGGTAGTTTGCGGAGGGCTGCGATCATCCTTCCGGAGCAAGCCGCAAAGGGCGGGCAGGCGAGGCGGAGGGTCTCACCAGGTCTGCAGCCTGCCACCGATTGCTGCcgggaaggagaggagctgctccagcaCCCAGGGCAGACAGAGACCTCCCTGGGAGGCAAGAGCCCACCAGGTGGCACAAGCACCTCTGCCACCCACCTGCGGTGGGACAGCCCGTAGTGCCAGGCAGCGGGGGAAAAGCCCAGACCCTCGGGGTTCAGGAGCCATCAATGGGACTCACCACCCCGGGCTGTTCGCCCCAGGGCAGAGGCACATCTCCAGGACATCCTTTCAGGTTTTCAGACTTCTCTGGTGGTGATTTTTGGCACAGAGGGCAGAAGTAGAGACATCACCACAGAGACCACGCGACCAGTAACACCAGCAGCACCGCAGCACGCAGCCCAGCACACGGCAGGAACACGTCCCTTGTCCCACAAAGGGCCCTGCCAGGGCAAAGAGTGGC
Proteins encoded in this window:
- the LOC129213781 gene encoding carbonic anhydrase 15-like isoform X2, translated to MGTQGLGITFLTLPLVVRAAAGGQWCYDSQDPKCGPSHWKELKATCGGDKQSPVNIDRRRLQRDGGLGDILFEGYDQAPPGKWRLANDGHTVVLSLASESASEHITISGGGLPGRYRALQLHFHWGSPAGNGSEHTLDGRQLPMEVSETPNTNYNTIVAGLRNVSHAGDSVDLASTFRLSTLLPRTGRLSAYYRYQGSLTTPDCSEVVVWTVFEEPVEIGREQLQAFVSTLHFPAAGPTLLKMTNNFRPPQPLRSRKVFASRAATASGGSPCGGHCQLLSPLLLLALLGPCSPTP
- the LOC129213781 gene encoding carbonic anhydrase 15-like isoform X1, translated to MGTQGLGITFLTLPLVVRAAAGGQWCYDSQDPKCGPSHWKELKATCGGDKQSPVNIDRRRLQRDGGLGDILFEGYDQAPPGKWRLANDGHTVVLSLASESASEHITISGGGLPGRYRALQLHFHWGSPAGNGSEHTLDGRQLPMELHIVHINVKYRTLAEAKGHPNGLAVLSFFFQVSETPNTNYNTIVAGLRNVSHAGDSVDLASTFRLSTLLPRTGRLSAYYRYQGSLTTPDCSEVVVWTVFEEPVEIGREQLQAFVSTLHFPAAGPTLLKMTNNFRPPQPLRSRKVFASRAATASGGSPCGGHCQLLSPLLLLALLGPCSPTP